Proteins found in one Trichoplusia ni isolate ovarian cell line Hi5 chromosome 14, tn1, whole genome shotgun sequence genomic segment:
- the LOC113500582 gene encoding NAD-dependent protein deacylase-like: MCIRLITPISRPTVICSFPRIMALRQSSDMSKFKEVLKSAKEIVILSGAGISAESGIPTFRGAGGFWRKFQASALATPGAFKTSPSLVWEFYHYRREVASKAEPNAGHKAIAKYEAKYGKIKKITVITQNVDGLHGRAGSKNLIELHGNLFKTRCTKCNEVVTNLNNPICEALAGRGAPDENVAGSDIPEQALPHCRRHSCRALLRPHIVWFGENLDYEVLQRAEAAISTCDLCLVVGTSSIVYPAAMFAPQAADRGAIVAEFNIEPTPATPNFHFYFQGPCGTTLPVALSD, from the exons ATGTGCATTAGATTGATTACTCCAATAAGTAGACCCACAGTTATTTGCAGTTTTCCTAGAATAATGGCATTACGACAGTCTAGTGATATGTCAAAATTTAAAGAGGTTTTGAAGTCCGCGAAAGAGATTGTCATTCTTTCTGGAGCCGGTATTAGTGCAGAGTCTGGTATTCCAACATTTCGCGGTGCTGGAGGCTTTTGGAGAAAATTCCAAGCATCGGCTTTGGCTACACCAGGCGCATTCAAGACCAGTCCCAGTTTAGTTTGGGAGTTCTATCACTACAGACGAGAAGTGGCCTCTAAAGCGGAACCTAATGCT ggTCACAAAGCCATTGCTAAATATGAAGCAAAATATggcaaaataaagaaaattactgTGATTACCCAAAATGTAGATGGATTACATGGGAGGGCTGGgtctaaaaatttaattgaactCCATGGTAATCTATTCAAAACCAGGTGTACTAAATGTAATGAGGTGGTAACTAACCTTAACAACCCCATCTGTGAg GCACTAGCAGGCAGAGGCGCTCCCGATGAGAATGTGGCTGGATCAGATATTCCAGAACAAGCACTGCCACACTGCAGGAGGCACAGTTGTCGCGCACTACTCCGTCCACACATTGTCTGGTTTGGAGAGAACTTAGACTATGAGGTCTTGCAAAGAGCTG AGGCAGCCATATCAACCTGTGATTTATGTCTAGTGGTGGGTACATCATCAATTGTGTACCCAGCAGCCATGTTTGCACCACAAGCGGCAGACCGAGGGGCAATTGTAGCAGAGTTCAACATAGAACCTACACCCGCCACACCAAACTTCCATTTCTACTTCCAAGGACCTTGTGGCACAACATTACCTGTTGCTCTATCAGATTAG
- the LOC113500578 gene encoding ATP-dependent DNA helicase DDX11, producing the protein MEISFPFPFKPYAIQEKFMKELYLTIDNEKLGIFESPTGTGKSLSICCGALKWLKDSHQKTVQNLENEITKLKVDLAGSAGSDDWLTEEYEKIKKNQTLVTLQLKLDKINKQKELFDQMRIKVAKQKTNTGNKIDLYFQKKDKFKGDDNKENGLEEKVETEEDRDLILEECNNEKNDESGDEETVDEDEEQITKVYISSRTHSQLSQFIGEIKRTAFKEDTGVVTLASRQHYCINSEVNKLKNVNLINERCLDMQKSKTKSTSVGEEGKVLKKTKTRSCAACPYYNQNNITRLKERMLVDIMDMEDLVKCGKELKACPYYATRMAMDDAEVVLISHAGIVSSGARSGISLKLDNNILILDEAHGLTAALENAHSAPVSIKQLSSVKTFLHFYINKYRSRLSSKNLLSLNQISFVVGKLLGMIKSKPGEKNQDTTIFSLEDFVIKAEIDHMNLRPLVEFCRNTRLAPKLHGFSMRYSQQALEEEIKKSTVSKKSSFEMFMNNISKKKPGEKVEEDKVEEKPVAQVNVNVPTETSAGSGLYALLDFLEMLCDRSENGRVLAQRDDQAGLLKYLLLNPAEHFAEVVKQCRSVIVAGGTMEPISEFHELLTSSSNTDKIKDDLVNIVRCEHVVPSENVLGVCLSKGPTNVNLNFSYENRMSNELLSEVGRILRNVCSIVPGGVVCFLPSYSYEQTVYDHLKNNKVIEAITKKKTIFREPKSAADVDQVLHKFAAAVKLKDGQHNGALLLSVVGGKLSEGLNFSDDLGRCVMVIGMPYPNVKSPELQEKMNYLKKVAGGSAGNIYYENLCMKAVNQCIGRAVRHANDYASVVLVDERYSRPQTMSALPSFVQKSLIANCNFGAMIGNMAKFFTRHKEK; encoded by the exons ATGGAGATAAGCTTCCCATTTCCATTTAAGCCTTACGCTATTCAAGAAAAGTTTATGAAAGAACTTTATTTAACAATTGATAATGAAAAACTGGGAATATTTGAGAGTCCTACTGGAACG GGTAAATCACTAAGCATATGCTGTGGAGCTTTGAAATGGCTGAAAGACAGCCATCAGAAAACTGTACAAAACTTAGAAaacgaaattacaaaattaaaagttgattTAGCTGGGAGTGCTG GCTCAGATGACTGGCTTACAGAAGAATATGAGAAGATAAAGAAGAATCAAACATTAgtaacattacaattaaaactagacaaaataaataaacaaaaggaaTTATTCGATCAGATGAGAATCAAAGTTGCAAAGCAAAAAACTAATACAGGCAACAAGATTGATTTGTATTTTCAAAAGAAGGATAAGTTTAAAGGAGATGATAATAAAGAGAATGGTTTAGAAGAGAAGGTGGAGACAGAAGAAGATAGAGATTTGATTTTAGAAGAATGTAATAATGAGAAGAATGATGAGTCGGGTGATGAGGAAACTGTAGATGAAGATGAGGAACAAATAACTAAG GTATACATAAGCAGCAGGACACACAGCCAGCTATCACAGTTTATAGGTGAGATTAAAAGGACAGCCTTCAAGGAAGACACAGGAGTGGTGACATTGGCATCCAGACAGCATTACTGTATTAATTCTGAAGTTAATAAGCTGAAGAATGTTAATCTTATTAATGAGAG ATGTCTCGACATGCAAAAATCAAAAACCAAATCAACATCAGTAGGAGAAGAAGGGAAAGTCCTTAAAAAGACTAAGACAAGGTCTTGTGCAGCTTGCCCATACTACAATCAAAACAATATCACTCGCTTAAAGGAGAGAATGCTGGTAGACATCATGGATATGGAGGACCTGGTCAAATGTGGCAAAGAGTTGAAGGCATGCCCTTATTATGCCACAAGAATGGCTATGGATGATGCAGAG GTAGTACTCATAAGTCATGCTGGCATAGTCAGTTCTGGCGCTCGATCTGGCATCTCTTTAAAACTAGACAACAATATACTAATACTGGACGAAGCTCACGGACTGACTGCAGCGCTAGAGAACGCTCATTCAGCCCCCGTGTCCATCAAACAGCTGTCTTCAgtgaaaacctttttacatttttatatcaacAAGTATAGATCAAGGCTGAGTAGTAAGAATCTGCTCTCTTTAAATCAAATCAGTTTTGTAGTAGGGAAATTGTTAG GTATGATAAAATCGAAACCAGGAGAGAAAAACCAAGACACAACAATATTCAGCTTAGAAGATTTTGTTATAAAGGCAGAGATAGACCACATGAACTTGAGACCTCTAGTAGAATTCTGTAGGAACACAAGACTGGCTCCTAAGCTCCATGGGTTCTCTATGAGGTACAGTCAGCAGGCACTTGAAGAGGAAATAAAGAAAAGTACCGTCAGCAAAAAAAGTTCCTTTGAAATGTTCATGAATAATATTTCGAAAAAGAAACCTGGTGAGAAAGTCGAAGAGGATAAAGTTGAAGAAAAACCAGTTGCGCAAGTTAACGTCAAT GTACCTACTGAAACATCCGCAGGTAGCGGCTTATACGCGCTCCTAGACTTTCTAGAGATGCTCTGTGATCGTAGCGAGAACGGTCGAGTGTTGGCCCAGAGAGACGACCAGGCTGGACTACTGAAGTACCTATTATTAAACCCTGCTGAACATTTTGCTGAAGTTGTTAAGCAGTGTCGATCT GTAATAGTTGCTGGAGGCACAATGGAGCCTATTTCGGAATTTCATGAGTTACTTACAAGCAGCTCCAATACTGACAAAATCAAAGATGACTTAGTCAACATAGTCAGATGCGAGCATGTAGTACCTTCAGAAAACGTGCTGGGAGTGTGTCTGTCGAAGGGACCCACCAATGTCAATCTCAACTTCTCATATGAAAATAGAATGTCGAATGAATTG CTCAGTGAAGTAGGTCGTATCCTTAGAAACGTCTGCAGCATAGTACCGGGTGGTGTTGTGTGCTTCTTACCATCATATTCATATGAACAAACAGTTTACGACCAtctcaaaaacaataaagttatagAAGCCATAACTAAGAAGAAGACTATTTTCCGTGAGCCAAAATCAGCTGCTGATGTTGACCAA gtCTTGCATAAATTCGCCGCAGCCGTTAAGTTAAAAGATGGACAGCATAACGGAGCCTTACTCCTAAGTGTTGTGGGTGGAAAACTTAGTGAAGGATTAAATTTTag TGATGACCTAGGGCGATGTGTCATGGTAATTGGAATGCCTTATCCCAATGTAAAATCCCCGGAATTACAAGAGAAAATGAATTACTTGAAGAAAGTCGCAGGCGGTAGTGCTGGCAACATTTATTACGAGAATCTGTGCATGAAGGCTGTTAACCAGTGTATTG gcAGAGCAGTGAGACACGCCAATGATTATGCTAGCGTTGTTTTGGTTGACGAAAGATATTCGAGACCTCAAACTATGTCGGCATTACCGTCATTTGTACAA AAATCACTTATAGCAAATTGCAATTTTGGGGCAATGATTGGGAATATGGCAAAATTCTTCACAagacataaagaaaaataa
- the LOC113500583 gene encoding dynactin subunit 6, with translation MSHNVKILPGATVCEDCTLEGDITIGGGTVIHPRVTIIAEGGPIIIAEYCIIEEYSTIIHKKSDKQENPPKPLFIGAHNVFEVGCKLESPCGHIGESNVFECRSFVGEEVKIGSGCVIGAACRLTAPQTLADNTVIWGSDHHIREALEKQPSQLLQLDFLSKVMPNYHRLRKPNVHKRQPSTRQSTEPSPKP, from the exons ATGTCACACAA cGTTAAAATTCTGCCTGGGGCTACTGTTTGCGAAGACTGTACTCTAGAGGGTGACATCACCATTGGAGGAGGGACAGTCATTCACCCAAGAGTGACAATCATAGCAGAGGGTGGACCAATTATTATAGCTGAGTACTGTATTATAGAAGAATACTCAACTATCATTCACAA gaaaagTGATAAGCAAGAGAATCCTCCAAAGCCCCTTTTCATTGGTGCTCATAATGTATTTGAAGTTGGGTGCAAGTTGGAGTCACCTTGTGGTCATATAGGAGAAAGCAATGTCTTTGAATGCAGATCTTTTGTTGGAGAAGAAGTTAAAATAGGAAGTGGTTGTGTTATTG GTGCTGCTTGTCGGTTGACTGCACCTCAAACATTAGCAGATAATACTGTCATCTGGGGCTCTGATCATCACATCAGAGAAGCATTGGAGAAACAACCCTCACAACTACTGCAACTGGACTTTTTAAGCAAAGTCATGCCTAACTACCATAGACTCAGGAAACCTAATGTTCACAAGAGACAGCCTTCAACAAGACAATCTACGGAGCCTTCTCCAAAACCATAA